From Brochothrix thermosphacta DSM 20171 = FSL F6-1036, a single genomic window includes:
- a CDS encoding DUF3021 family protein, protein MDLYKRIVAGLGIGSFVYLVSLYFNGVTEVTPKTIITVFLISIFSGVATIVFDIERLSFLMSLLIHFIVTTLFIFLLYGGDYQPKHLYALFTSIVIIYVGSYSLVITHYKITARKINKLLSKIKQSH, encoded by the coding sequence GTGGATTTATATAAAAGAATTGTTGCAGGTTTAGGAATAGGTTCATTTGTCTATTTAGTCTCACTTTATTTTAATGGAGTAACAGAAGTTACTCCAAAAACAATCATAACAGTATTTTTAATTTCCATCTTTTCAGGTGTAGCAACGATTGTCTTCGATATTGAGCGGTTGAGCTTCCTAATGTCATTGCTCATTCATTTTATAGTGACGACACTGTTTATCTTTTTACTATATGGTGGAGACTATCAACCAAAACATCTGTATGCATTGTTTACGAGTATTGTTATTATATATGTAGGTTCATATTCATTAGTTATTACACATTATAAAATAACAGCTAGGAAAATTAATAAGTTGCTTTCAAAAATAAAACAGTCTCATTAA
- a CDS encoding DUF3828 domain-containing protein: protein MKRIVLLLFLVFGTVIAGCATSASTSTFDVKKERQEAAKQLKGFGTLLANDAQFSTLDPTTLKRTLGEKLSDYVTKDELSKMKSEVPQWLAGNFQTDIFYLMPDHNRDKAAYLTTTATFTDSDEKAQSLLFQLRFDPEANVSGATVKMVKEDGKWKIARIITE, encoded by the coding sequence ATGAAACGAATCGTATTATTATTGTTTCTTGTTTTTGGTACTGTTATCGCTGGGTGTGCAACATCAGCGTCAACGTCAACGTTTGACGTTAAAAAAGAACGACAAGAAGCGGCTAAACAATTAAAGGGCTTTGGTACATTACTAGCAAATGACGCCCAATTTAGTACGTTGGATCCGACAACTCTTAAGCGTACCCTGGGGGAAAAGCTCTCTGACTACGTTACCAAAGATGAGTTGAGTAAAATGAAGAGTGAAGTGCCACAATGGTTAGCTGGTAATTTTCAAACAGATATCTTTTATTTAATGCCAGATCATAATCGAGATAAAGCAGCTTATTTAACAACAACAGCTACGTTCACTGATAGTGATGAAAAGGCGCAATCATTACTTTTTCAATTACGTTTTGATCCCGAGGCAAATGTAAGTGGTGCGACAGTTAAAATGGTTAAAGAAGATGGAAAGTGGAAAATAGCGCGCATTATTACAGAATAA
- a CDS encoding tRNA dihydrouridine synthase, translated as MNQQENFWLDLPKPFFILAPMEDVTDVVFRHVVSEAGRPDVFFTEFTNTESYCHPKGKESVRGRLTFTEDEQPLVAHIWGNKPELFAEMSIGMKEMGFKGVDLNMGCPVANVASKGKGSGLINHPDTAAEIIQAAKKGGLPVSVKTRLGYLDIAEWRGWLGHVLEQDIANLTIHLRTRKEMSKVDAHYEIIPEIKKLRDEIAPHTLLTINGDIADREAGLKLVEKYGVDGVMIGRGVFTNPFAFEKEPTEHTPEEFLKLLLLQVDLYDQYSTEAQPRPFTHLHRFFKIYVRDFSGAAELRNSLMNTKSTDAVRELVNNALKNGLA; from the coding sequence ATGAATCAGCAAGAAAACTTTTGGCTTGATTTACCAAAGCCGTTTTTTATATTAGCACCAATGGAAGATGTTACCGATGTTGTTTTCCGTCATGTTGTGAGTGAAGCAGGTCGACCAGATGTATTTTTCACAGAGTTTACAAATACGGAAAGTTATTGTCATCCAAAAGGTAAAGAAAGCGTTCGTGGACGCCTTACTTTTACAGAAGATGAACAGCCTCTTGTTGCACATATTTGGGGTAATAAACCAGAATTATTTGCCGAAATGAGTATCGGAATGAAAGAAATGGGCTTCAAAGGCGTTGACCTTAACATGGGTTGCCCCGTTGCTAACGTTGCTTCTAAAGGCAAAGGCTCTGGCTTAATTAACCATCCTGATACCGCCGCTGAAATCATTCAGGCTGCTAAAAAAGGTGGTTTACCTGTTAGTGTTAAAACTCGTTTAGGCTATTTGGACATTGCAGAATGGCGCGGTTGGTTAGGTCATGTATTAGAACAAGACATCGCTAACCTTACTATCCATTTACGCACACGTAAAGAAATGAGTAAAGTTGATGCTCACTACGAAATTATCCCTGAAATCAAAAAATTACGTGATGAAATTGCACCTCACACATTATTAACAATTAACGGTGATATTGCGGATCGTGAAGCTGGACTCAAACTTGTTGAAAAGTATGGTGTTGATGGTGTCATGATTGGTCGAGGTGTTTTCACCAATCCATTTGCTTTTGAAAAAGAACCAACAGAACATACACCAGAAGAATTCCTTAAATTATTACTTCTACAAGTCGATTTATACGATCAATACTCTACTGAAGCACAGCCGCGACCTTTCACGCACCTGCACCGTTTCTTTAAAATATATGTTCGTGATTTTAGTGGTGCGGCTGAATTAAGAAATTCCTTGATGAATACAAAATCAACAGATGCTGTACGTGAACTTGTGAACAATGCCTTAAAAAATGGATTAGCCTAA
- a CDS encoding iron-sulfur cluster biosynthesis family protein → MYLEIKESGQNSILESGKNQVINLFYTYESLNSCSCSDAGLFMIELSEQPIADYSIQLDSNHPEVYTNKFSLTFMEEEMQLIRDKKTNRLILTGNSGVLSPNVSVRV, encoded by the coding sequence ATGTATTTAGAAATTAAAGAGTCAGGCCAAAATAGTATTTTGGAGAGTGGTAAAAACCAAGTAATAAATCTTTTTTATACGTATGAATCATTGAATAGCTGTTCGTGTAGTGATGCAGGTTTGTTTATGATTGAACTTTCTGAGCAGCCTATTGCTGACTATAGTATTCAATTAGATAGTAATCATCCCGAGGTATACACAAATAAATTTAGTTTAACGTTTATGGAAGAAGAGATGCAACTTATACGCGATAAAAAAACAAACCGTTTGATATTAACAGGAAATAGCGGTGTTTTATCACCAAATGTCTCTGTCAGAGTATAA
- a CDS encoding IS3 family transposase (programmed frameshift), giving the protein MPRQRRTFTPEFKLQMVKLYENGKSRADIAREYDLTPSGLDKWIKNHQATGSFAAKDNRTEDEIELNKLRKENQRLLMENDIFKASGADHGTKINVIRNNAHLYSVSAMCAVLEIKRSTYYYHINLDATSQRKTEDIALSKEIERIFKESRNNYGTRKIKRELLKLAEPKHVSRRRISRIMHSLGLVSNYTVAQFKPQKSRSNEALIRNELKRAFIQEKELAVVVSDLTYVRVGGKWHYVCLFVDLFNREIIGHSVGENKTASLVYEALASISANLNDIQLFHTDRGKEFDNRLIDEALETFNIQRSLSMKGCPYDNAVAEATFKVFKTEFANQAHFSNLNQLELELNDYVHWFNNIRIHGTLGYLTPTEFKLQPL; this is encoded by the exons ATGCCACGTCAACGTCGAACATTTACGCCTGAATTTAAACTGCAAATGGTGAAGCTTTATGAAAATGGAAAGTCACGTGCTGATATTGCTCGTGAATATGATTTAACCCCTTCGGGATTAGATAAATGGATTAAAAATCATCAAGCTACTGGCTCGTTCGCAGCTAAAGATAATCGAACAGAAGATGAAATAGAACTAAATAAATTACGTAAAGAAAATCAGCGGTTACTAATGGAGAATGATATTT TTAAAGCAAGCGGCGCTGATCATGGGACGAAAATAAATGTGATTCGTAATAACGCTCACCTTTATTCGGTATCAGCAATGTGTGCCGTCCTCGAGATTAAAAGGAGCACCTATTATTATCATATAAATTTAGATGCCACTTCGCAGCGAAAAACAGAGGACATCGCACTTTCAAAAGAAATTGAACGGATTTTCAAAGAAAGCCGTAATAATTATGGTACGCGTAAAATCAAAAGAGAATTATTAAAGTTAGCTGAACCTAAACATGTATCAAGACGCCGAATTAGCCGCATAATGCATTCGTTAGGTTTAGTTTCAAACTACACTGTGGCTCAATTTAAACCGCAAAAATCACGTTCGAATGAGGCACTTATAAGAAACGAGTTAAAACGTGCGTTCATTCAAGAAAAAGAATTAGCTGTCGTTGTAAGTGATTTAACATACGTTCGTGTCGGTGGAAAGTGGCATTATGTATGTTTATTTGTAGACCTTTTCAATCGTGAAATTATTGGACATAGTGTAGGAGAAAACAAGACTGCAAGTCTTGTCTATGAAGCATTAGCAAGCATTTCTGCAAATTTAAATGACATACAGCTGTTTCACACGGATCGAGGGAAAGAATTTGATAATCGGTTGATTGATGAAGCGCTTGAAACATTTAATATTCAACGTTCACTAAGTATGAAGGGTTGTCCTTACGATAACGCTGTAGCGGAAGCAACATTCAAAGTGTTTAAAACAGAATTCGCAAACCAAGCTCACTTTTCCAATCTTAATCAGCTGGAACTTGAATTAAATGATTACGTTCATTGGTTTAATAACATCCGTATTCATGGAACATTGGGTTATTTAACGCCTACCGAATTTAAATTACAGCCCTTATAA
- a CDS encoding MarR family winged helix-turn-helix transcriptional regulator, whose product MSEHRQLFLAFTKMQRLYIKRLNERLESLNVSYAQWSVLYYIYSNGPHTISEIAKHQDVEKPTISKVVQKLDEYGYVTGVQGEDKRVKRVTLTPKGQQNCEAVDAHLGAYQQSLAEGFNEEEQAFVRQFIESVTAKL is encoded by the coding sequence ATGAGCGAACATCGTCAATTGTTTTTAGCATTTACTAAAATGCAACGTCTGTATATTAAACGATTAAATGAGCGTTTAGAAAGTTTAAATGTTTCATATGCACAATGGTCTGTTCTTTATTATATCTATAGCAATGGACCTCACACCATTAGTGAAATTGCTAAGCATCAAGATGTTGAGAAACCGACAATTAGTAAGGTGGTACAAAAATTAGATGAATATGGTTATGTTACTGGAGTACAAGGTGAAGATAAGCGAGTGAAGCGTGTGACTTTGACACCTAAAGGTCAACAAAATTGCGAGGCTGTTGATGCTCATTTAGGGGCTTATCAACAAAGCTTGGCAGAAGGATTTAATGAAGAAGAACAAGCCTTTGTACGTCAGTTTATCGAATCTGTCACTGCTAAATTATAA
- a CDS encoding methionine ABC transporter permease: MKAYFEQLTYYQPEMLRAIGETGYMLLIAVLVAVLIGLPLGTFIFLTRRNGVLESPGWSFVLNNYVNVVRSFPFLLFVVALIPVTRWVVGSSFGTYAAAFPLAFVAIALYARLVEQVLLDIPQEVIELAHVLGATKRQLIFNFLYVEARSGLVLSLTSVIISMVSYSTIMGIVGGGGIGDFAIRYGYQRYEYSVMYTTIAIMVIGVIGIQVLGTALSRHLDKRKK; encoded by the coding sequence ATGAAAGCTTACTTCGAACAACTCACTTATTATCAACCCGAAATGTTACGTGCTATTGGTGAAACAGGCTATATGCTTTTAATTGCCGTTTTAGTAGCGGTACTGATTGGTTTACCGCTAGGAACATTCATCTTTTTGACTAGAAGAAATGGTGTATTAGAAAGTCCTGGTTGGTCGTTTGTTTTAAACAACTATGTTAACGTTGTACGCTCATTTCCGTTTTTATTATTTGTCGTCGCACTCATCCCAGTCACACGTTGGGTAGTAGGCTCATCTTTTGGGACTTATGCAGCAGCCTTTCCATTGGCATTTGTAGCGATTGCGCTTTATGCGCGTCTAGTTGAGCAAGTCCTGTTGGATATTCCACAGGAAGTGATTGAACTTGCTCATGTTTTAGGTGCCACTAAACGGCAGTTAATTTTTAATTTTTTATACGTAGAGGCGCGTTCAGGCTTAGTTCTAAGCTTAACATCTGTCATTATCAGTATGGTATCCTATTCAACCATTATGGGCATCGTCGGAGGCGGCGGTATTGGTGATTTTGCCATTCGTTATGGCTATCAACGTTATGAATACAGCGTAATGTATACCACAATTGCCATTATGGTAATCGGTGTGATTGGTATTCAAGTATTGGGTACAGCACTATCGCGACACTTAGATAAACGAAAAAAATAG
- a CDS encoding DUF1453 family protein: MSVKRAFLIPVIFIGGGIAQSFGLGYQLDSLMTYLAALIVGACFGIVLYSANQTFYMQDNVFTRRGSWLPMFIILVNFIVKDFFNVYLSLDANILSSLTFNIVYSILAGLAGGLILGGALNTVRKKKTMMA; this comes from the coding sequence GTGTCTGTTAAACGAGCTTTTTTAATACCAGTAATATTTATTGGAGGTGGAATTGCACAAAGTTTTGGTTTGGGGTATCAACTAGACTCATTAATGACATACCTTGCCGCTTTAATTGTTGGTGCTTGTTTTGGGATTGTGTTATATTCTGCGAACCAAACATTCTATATGCAGGATAATGTTTTTACACGACGTGGCAGTTGGTTACCAATGTTTATCATTTTAGTAAACTTTATTGTCAAAGACTTTTTCAATGTCTATTTGAGTTTAGATGCCAACATACTGAGTAGTCTGACGTTTAATATTGTTTATTCAATTTTAGCAGGGTTAGCGGGTGGTTTAATCTTAGGTGGAGCACTGAATACCGTTAGAAAGAAAAAAACTATGATGGCATAA
- a CDS encoding Cof-type HAD-IIB family hydrolase — protein MVKMIAVDMDGTFLSSTKEYNRERFAQLYTKMQEQDVKFVVASGNQYYQLKSFFPEIASAISFVAENGALVISEDEELLCGKMQESLIQDILVFLETIPDVRTILCGRQSAYVETKFLPELIEEAQQYYHRLDVVPTFKELPEDVFFKFALNVPDTETTTIMAIINEKFGEKIAAVTSGHGDIDIIIKGLHKANGLRVLQEKWQIRADDIVAFGDGGNDLEMLRHVGHSYAMENGSDIVRETAKYHAPHNDTEGVLEVIEKLLNR, from the coding sequence ATGGTGAAGATGATAGCAGTAGATATGGATGGGACTTTTTTAAGTTCCACAAAAGAGTATAACCGTGAGCGTTTTGCTCAGTTATACACGAAAATGCAGGAACAAGATGTAAAATTTGTTGTTGCCAGCGGTAACCAATATTATCAATTGAAATCCTTTTTCCCTGAAATAGCGAGCGCCATTTCATTTGTTGCAGAAAATGGCGCATTAGTGATTAGTGAAGATGAAGAGTTATTATGCGGTAAAATGCAAGAATCACTCATTCAGGATATTTTAGTATTTCTAGAAACAATTCCTGATGTACGAACTATTTTATGCGGTCGCCAAAGTGCCTATGTCGAAACAAAATTTCTTCCAGAATTGATTGAAGAAGCACAGCAATACTATCACCGTCTTGATGTTGTACCTACGTTTAAAGAATTGCCCGAAGATGTCTTTTTCAAGTTCGCTTTGAATGTACCTGACACAGAAACAACGACAATCATGGCGATTATCAATGAGAAATTTGGTGAAAAAATAGCGGCAGTCACCAGCGGTCATGGCGATATCGATATCATTATTAAAGGACTACATAAAGCGAATGGTTTGCGTGTTTTACAAGAAAAATGGCAAATTCGTGCCGATGATATTGTAGCATTTGGTGACGGTGGTAACGATTTAGAGATGCTTCGTCATGTTGGCCATAGCTATGCAATGGAAAATGGCAGTGATATTGTCCGCGAAACTGCAAAATATCATGCACCACATAATGATACAGAAGGTGTCTTAGAGGTTATCGAAAAGTTATTAAATCGTTAA
- a CDS encoding methionine ABC transporter ATP-binding protein, with protein sequence MIELTDVTKVFLQGGKEVKALQKINLTIAPQEVFGIVGQSGSGKSTLLRLINHLEQPSSGKVIVSGIDATQLSQQAQRQFRQKTGMIFQQFNLLSNKTVRQNIALPLKLQGKQAMIKVDQMLSFVNLTDKADYYPSQLSGGEKQRVAIARALVIEPTVLLCDEPTSALDEQHTVEILKVLQRVQATFATTIIIVSHEFSVIKSLCQRAAVLDGGKLVALTDVTAEKVQPTYDSYVNRALELLKR encoded by the coding sequence GTGATTGAGTTAACGGATGTTACGAAGGTATTTTTACAAGGTGGCAAAGAAGTGAAAGCGCTTCAAAAAATTAACCTAACAATTGCCCCTCAAGAAGTATTTGGGATTGTCGGACAAAGCGGCTCAGGAAAATCAACCTTGTTGCGTCTCATTAATCATTTGGAGCAACCTAGTAGTGGAAAGGTTATTGTTTCAGGCATAGATGCAACGCAATTATCACAGCAAGCCCAACGTCAGTTTCGTCAAAAAACGGGGATGATTTTTCAACAATTTAATTTGTTGAGCAATAAAACGGTACGCCAAAATATTGCATTACCTCTGAAATTACAAGGAAAACAGGCGATGATAAAAGTCGATCAAATGCTCTCTTTTGTCAATTTGACTGATAAGGCGGATTATTATCCGAGTCAATTAAGTGGTGGGGAAAAACAACGGGTCGCAATTGCACGCGCTTTAGTGATAGAACCCACTGTTTTATTATGTGATGAACCCACATCAGCACTAGATGAGCAACACACAGTTGAAATTTTAAAAGTATTACAACGTGTACAGGCGACGTTTGCAACGACAATTATTATTGTCAGCCATGAGTTCAGCGTTATAAAAAGCTTATGTCAACGCGCCGCTGTTTTAGATGGTGGTAAACTTGTTGCGCTAACAGATGTCACAGCTGAAAAAGTACAACCAACCTATGATTCATACGTGAATCGAGCATTGGAGCTATTGAAAAGATGA
- a CDS encoding DeoR/GlpR family DNA-binding transcription regulator: MAHIQRRQEILDLLKIKKQLSPKTLCERLHVSTATLRRDLVLLEQEGLIKRFHGVVSIIGVSNVEPSYQQRALEQRLEKNHICDIAADFIADGQSLFLDSSTTVNQICPYLSQKNNLVVITNGLQTALTLNQMENITVFLVGGEMKAHSASTVGALATDFVLPFRIDLALFSCRGLDEGGIYEASHHQAHFKKHMITLAKQNILLCDDSKFKQPHFYKLAQYEDFKAIITNKEPDEQYKQLLKNAGGELLW; the protein is encoded by the coding sequence ATGGCACACATACAACGACGACAAGAAATTCTTGATTTATTAAAAATAAAGAAACAGTTGTCTCCAAAAACACTCTGCGAAAGATTACATGTTAGTACAGCGACGTTACGTCGAGATTTAGTTCTCTTAGAACAAGAAGGTTTAATTAAACGATTTCATGGGGTGGTCTCTATTATCGGGGTGAGCAATGTGGAGCCTTCTTATCAACAACGGGCATTAGAACAGCGTTTAGAAAAAAATCATATTTGTGATATAGCTGCTGATTTTATCGCTGACGGCCAATCATTGTTTTTAGATAGTAGCACGACTGTGAATCAGATTTGTCCTTATCTCAGTCAAAAAAATAATCTAGTGGTGATTACAAATGGTTTGCAAACGGCGTTAACTTTGAATCAAATGGAAAATATAACTGTGTTTTTAGTGGGAGGAGAAATGAAAGCGCATTCCGCTTCAACAGTAGGTGCACTCGCAACTGATTTTGTGCTGCCATTTCGCATTGATCTGGCGTTATTTTCTTGTCGAGGTTTGGATGAAGGCGGTATTTATGAAGCGAGCCACCATCAAGCTCATTTTAAAAAGCACATGATAACATTAGCAAAACAAAATATTCTATTATGCGACGATTCAAAATTTAAGCAACCTCATTTTTATAAACTGGCACAGTATGAAGATTTTAAAGCAATTATTACTAATAAAGAACCAGATGAGCAATACAAACAGCTGCTGAAAAATGCGGGTGGTGAGCTATTATGGTGA
- a CDS encoding LytTR family DNA-binding domain-containing protein, translated as MHLLVVQDINSDEFHNIKTHTILYAEYVERKIFLYTSTEVYTIGSESLVQFIKHLPNNFIRVSKNTIINIYQVQSFIAQSNGNLIITMKGNEKLMVSRRYVKSLKEALIISAS; from the coding sequence GTGCACTTATTAGTTGTTCAAGATATTAATTCAGATGAATTTCATAACATAAAAACACACACTATCCTTTATGCCGAATACGTTGAACGTAAAATATTTTTATACACCAGTACAGAAGTTTATACAATTGGTAGTGAATCCTTAGTACAGTTTATTAAACACCTTCCAAATAATTTTATCAGAGTATCAAAAAATACGATTATAAATATTTATCAAGTACAGTCTTTTATTGCTCAGAGCAATGGTAATTTAATCATAACAATGAAGGGCAATGAAAAATTAATGGTGAGTAGAAGATATGTTAAATCATTAAAAGAAGCACTCATAATTTCTGCTTCGTGA
- a CDS encoding LacI family DNA-binding transcriptional regulator, whose translation MATIQEVAKYARVSVGSVSRYLNGHKLRPDNIKKIETAIEVLGYKENFFAKGLKSNQTRSIGLLMNNMQNNFSASLVAKIDDVLEQQGYTILLSNYRDDPNRIEQKIAFFESRAVDGLIIVGAEQSWPQLECLKNYDIPIISIITPLDSPKTDSIIVDNRASTKKVISKMLSLSHEKIGVIAAPQTDYVARERFLGILDAYESHNKRLLETNIYYGDYSKTSGKRAMEYLLSEGITAVFVCNYNMSLGALQTIHENKLVIGKDISFASYDYFDASDIFHPKLTVIKQPIEEIGMLAAERLLEKIKNNNQLEGKVFTLTNEILWRDSIVKKLS comes from the coding sequence ATGGCTACAATTCAAGAAGTTGCAAAGTATGCCCGTGTTTCAGTAGGTAGTGTCTCTCGCTATTTAAATGGTCATAAATTGCGTCCCGACAACATTAAAAAAATAGAAACTGCCATTGAAGTTTTGGGATATAAAGAAAACTTTTTTGCTAAAGGTCTAAAAAGTAATCAAACACGTTCAATTGGCCTGTTAATGAACAATATGCAAAACAACTTCAGTGCATCCTTAGTTGCAAAAATTGATGATGTCCTTGAACAACAAGGTTATACAATTCTACTATCCAATTATCGGGATGATCCTAACCGAATTGAACAGAAGATAGCTTTTTTTGAATCACGCGCTGTTGATGGCTTGATTATAGTTGGTGCAGAGCAATCATGGCCACAACTTGAATGCTTGAAGAATTATGATATTCCCATTATTTCTATTATTACACCATTAGATAGCCCAAAAACTGATAGTATTATTGTTGATAATCGAGCCAGCACAAAAAAAGTTATCTCTAAAATGCTATCTCTGTCACATGAAAAAATTGGCGTCATTGCTGCACCTCAAACAGATTATGTCGCCCGTGAGCGCTTTTTAGGTATTCTTGATGCTTATGAAAGCCATAACAAACGACTACTTGAAACAAATATTTATTATGGTGATTATTCTAAAACTAGCGGTAAACGTGCTATGGAATATCTCTTATCTGAAGGTATCACAGCCGTTTTTGTTTGTAATTACAACATGTCGCTCGGCGCATTGCAAACAATCCATGAAAACAAATTAGTTATCGGTAAGGATATCTCATTTGCGAGTTATGATTATTTTGATGCAAGTGATATTTTTCATCCTAAACTAACTGTAATCAAACAACCAATCGAAGAAATTGGTATGCTTGCGGCAGAACGGTTATTAGAAAAAATTAAGAATAATAACCAACTCGAAGGAAAAGTATTCACTCTAACAAACGAGATACTTTGGCGTGATTCAATCGTTAAAAAGCTATCATAG
- a CDS encoding glycoside hydrolase family 1 protein, which yields MINFPKNFLWGAAASAPQTEGHSLSNGKTASTWDEWYVQNPEKFQPGQGPATTSNVYELYADDVKRMQAIGMNSYRTSISWTRLLPDGKNVNPEAVSFYRDYFTKLNEAGVTPIINLFHFDMPWWLMEKVGWENRESVDAFGFYAKTAFELFGDLVQRWTTFNEPVVHIECGYLYGYHYPDVVDFKKAIQVGYHTLMAHVAAVEALKASNCEGQIGIILNISPTYARSESPEDQRAKEIADLLNGKSFLDPCALGTIPVGLKEVLAENDLLPITAENDSVRIANNTVDFLGLNYYQPRRVQAPENPQTPALTPADFYAPYDWPEKKMNIYRGWEIYPEAIYDMAMMIKDEYGNIPWYVAENGMGVANEERFLNEDGMIEDDYRIEFMQDHLQQLHNAIEKGSNCFGYHTWTFVDCWSWLNGYTNRYGFYRVDLDNNYARSMKKSGLWFKALSENNGFNK from the coding sequence ATGATAAATTTTCCAAAGAACTTTTTATGGGGAGCAGCAGCTTCCGCACCGCAAACAGAAGGACATTCACTTTCAAATGGTAAAACAGCCTCAACTTGGGATGAATGGTACGTGCAAAATCCAGAAAAATTCCAACCGGGTCAAGGGCCTGCAACAACGTCTAATGTCTATGAGCTATATGCCGACGATGTTAAACGTATGCAAGCAATTGGAATGAATTCTTACCGTACATCGATTTCATGGACACGTCTTTTACCTGATGGTAAAAATGTTAATCCCGAAGCTGTTAGTTTTTACCGTGATTACTTTACTAAATTAAACGAAGCTGGAGTGACACCTATCATTAACCTCTTCCATTTCGACATGCCTTGGTGGCTGATGGAAAAAGTCGGGTGGGAAAACCGTGAATCTGTTGATGCTTTTGGTTTTTATGCCAAAACAGCTTTCGAATTATTCGGTGACTTAGTACAACGTTGGACAACATTCAATGAGCCTGTTGTTCATATTGAATGTGGCTATCTCTATGGTTACCACTACCCTGATGTTGTCGATTTCAAAAAGGCTATCCAAGTGGGGTATCATACATTAATGGCGCACGTTGCAGCCGTTGAAGCTTTAAAAGCAAGTAATTGTGAAGGCCAAATCGGTATCATTTTAAATATATCGCCCACTTATGCTCGCAGTGAATCACCTGAAGACCAACGTGCTAAAGAAATTGCTGATTTATTAAACGGTAAAAGTTTCTTAGACCCTTGTGCTCTTGGTACAATTCCTGTTGGTTTAAAAGAAGTACTTGCTGAGAATGATTTATTGCCAATTACAGCAGAAAATGACAGCGTACGAATCGCTAACAATACCGTTGACTTTTTAGGGTTAAACTATTACCAACCGCGACGTGTGCAAGCGCCTGAAAACCCACAAACACCCGCTTTAACACCTGCTGATTTTTATGCACCTTATGATTGGCCAGAAAAGAAAATGAATATTTACCGCGGATGGGAAATTTACCCTGAGGCTATTTATGATATGGCAATGATGATTAAAGACGAATATGGTAACATTCCTTGGTATGTCGCTGAAAATGGAATGGGCGTTGCCAATGAAGAACGCTTTCTCAATGAAGATGGTATGATTGAAGATGATTATCGTATTGAGTTTATGCAAGATCATTTGCAACAATTACACAATGCTATTGAAAAAGGCAGCAATTGTTTTGGCTATCATACGTGGACATTTGTGGATTGTTGGTCTTGGTTAAACGGCTATACAAACCGTTATGGTTTTTATCGCGTTGACTTAGATAACAATTATGCCCGCTCTATGAAGAAAAGTGGCCTTTGGTTTAAAGCCTTAAGTGAAAATAACGGGTTTAATAAATAA